The Streptomyces pratensis genomic interval TTCATCGGCGAGGAGCACCTGCTGCTCGCTCTGACCGCCTGCCCTGGCGTCGTGGCCGATGTCCTTGCCGAGCACGGTGCGACCTACTCGACCGTGGAGCATGCGCTGTACGGGGACGCGGGGCAGGGCCGGGCCCAGGCGAGCTGACGGGGCGTCGCTGGCCGGCCCGGGATGTCTGCCCGGCCTGGGGTGTCCGCCCGGCATGGGGTGTCCGCCCGACCGGAGGTGTTCCGGCCGGGCGACGACCTCGGTCAGGACGTGCCGGAGCCGCCCATCGTGTCGTCGGCCTTCCCGCGCAGAGCCGCGTCGATGTGTATCGCGGCTGTGGCGAGGTGGCGGCGGGCCTCCGAGAGCTGGGCCTCGGTGACGCCGCGGTCGCGGGCCGAGTCACGGATGTCGTCACGGAAGCGGTCCAGCAGGCGGTCGAGGTCGCGGGCCGGATCACCCGTGGTCGTGGCGTCGGCAGCCCACTCGACGTCCGGTTCCCCGGGTGCCGGCCGGCTGTACGAGGGCCAGGTGCCGGTTCTCGCGAAGCTGCCCAGCTGGCCGGTGATCTCGGCCAGCCCGTCCCGCACACCCGCGGGCCAGTCGCCCCTCGCGAAGTGTTCCTGCACCTGACGCGCGGCATTCTGCATCTGCTCGCGCGCCTTCTCGTGCGCCTCCTGGGCCTGACGGCGGGCCTGATCCGCGTCCTCGCGGGCCTTTCGGGACTCGTCCTTCGCCCTGCGGGCCTGTTCCTTCCACTCCTGCTTGGCCTTGCGCAACTCCTCCTTCGCGGTGCGCCACGCCTCGTTGTCCCCGAGGCCGGGGTCCCACCCGCTCCGGCCGCCGCCGGAGGTGTGTCGGCTCTCGGAGGCCGCCGCGCGCATCTCGCTGCGGAGCTGGCCCGCCGCACCTCGGACGTCGTCGCGGATCTCGGCGGCCAGCTCGGAGACGGAGTCGCGGATCTCCAGCTCCAGATCGGCCAGTTCACCACTGCGGCCGGCCAGCTCGGCCCGCCCGGCGTCGGTGATGGAGTAGACCTTGCGGCCGCCTTCGGTGGCGTGTGTGACCAGGCCCTCGGCCTCCAGTTTGGCGAGCCGCGGGTACACGGTGCCCGCCGAGGGCGCGTACAGCCCCTGGAAGCGTTCCTCCAGGAGCCGGATCACCTCGTAACCGTGGCGAGGGGCTTCGTCCAGGAGCTTGAGGAGGTACAGGCGCAGACGGCCGTGGGCGAATACGGGGGCCATGTCAGAGCACCTTTCCGGTCGGCTCGGAGTCATGCGCGTTGTCCTGGGCGGGTGGGCGGCGCAACAGGGCGATCGAGCCCGAGACGGTGGTCGCCTTCAGCTTTCCCGTCCCCGCGCCCAGTGTGCCGGTGATCTTCTTCGCACCCCACTGGCCGCCTACGCGGAGGTCCTCGAAGGCGTTGGAGACGGTGCCGCTCGCGGTGTTCGCCTCGACCTTCGCGTCCGCCGGGTGGGGCAGCCGGATGGCGATCTCGCCGGACACCGAGGTCAGCCTGATGTCCGTCGGCTTCGGTGAGGAGTCGAGATCCAGCACCATGTGGCCGGTGACGGACTCCGCGCGGACCGAGGTGCCGGCGCCCTCCACGACCGTCAGATCGCCGGACACGGACTGGAAGCGGAGGTCGCCGGTGACGGTCTGGGCCTCCAGGCTGCCGGACACGGTCTCGGCCCGGACGACACCGGACAGGCCCACCAGGGTGCTGTCGCCGGAGATACCCCGGAGCTCCGTGCGTCCATGAATACCGGAGACGACCGCCTCGGCACCGATCACGCCCACCTCCACGGTCGCGCCGGCCGGTACGGCGAGCGAGACCGTGGCGCTGCGGCGCGGACTCCTGCGGTCGAGCCAGGTGAGGAGGCCCTGCCACGGCAGATCCTCGTACGCGACGGTCAGAGTGCCGCCTTCCGATGTCACGATCAGCGGCGGCCCGTCGATCGCGGACACCTCCAGCCGGGCTGTCGGTTCGTCGGTACCGACGACATTGATCGCGCCGTCGACGATGCGCACGTTGAGTGCTGTCACAGGGTCGTCGAAGGTGAGCTTCTCCGGCTCGGCGACGGTCCACGTCGACTCAGGCATGGATCTGACCTCCCGCTGGGTGGCACGACGCAACATATCGCGTCTTCTTGAGAACACGATATATCGCGGATCACGGAAGTCAAGGAGTAATCGAAAGGGTGCTCGCCGGAGGGTGGGATGAGCGCCGCAAATGGTTCACGAGTGGGCAAAGTGCCCTAGCGTGTGGGTCATGACCGCGACATCCGTAGGCGCCCTGCTTCTCTGCCGGGCCGACCCTGTGACCGTACGGCCCGTTGCCCGGCTGCTGCAGGAGCGCATGCTGCTCGTGCCCGCCGGGGACGGCTGGAGCGTGCTCGTCCCCGAGGGGAAGCCCTGGCGGAAGGACGGCCACGAGAACCACGGAGGCAGGCCGGCCGAAGCAGGCGCCGAGCCCGTCGACCGCGTCGTCGGCGGCTGGGCCGCCGCCCTCGCGGTGGGTTCCGCCTGGCCGGTGCTCGCCCTGTGGTGGGACGGTGACCGGGCAGGCTACACGCTCGCCTCGGGCTTCCGCCGCCCGGTCGGCTACATCTGGCTCGCCGACGGCACCCCGGCGGCGGAGGAGGAAGCCATGCGGACGTCCGCGGCCCGCCTGGGACTCGACCCGGTCATGGACGTGCAGGCGCTGGAGGCGCTCACCCGGGCGGACCCGGAGGCGGATGCCGATGCCCGGCTGCGCGGACTCCTCGCCGTGCTCGCACGGGCCGGTGTGGACCTGCCGCCCGGCCTCTCGCCGGGCGAGCCCGCCGACAGGCTCCGCTCGGTCGCAGGGATCCATCCGGAAGCGGAACAGATCGAATGGGCGGGCTGGCGAGATGCCGTGCGGGTGGAACTCGACGCCGTCGAGAGCGGCAGCCTCGGTCCGTGGGTGCTCGGTCCCAGGGCCCGCGCGGTGGCAGCGGCGCAGGTCGTGGCGGGAGTGCCGCTGGCCCTGTGGGGTGCCAGACGGCGCAGTGGGGGCTGGATCGCCGCAGGCCTGGTCCTCCTGGTGCAGGGCCTGCTGGGATTCGCGTACGACCGCTTGAGGGGCACGGGCGGAGGAAACGCCGGGCGGTGACTGCCCGTTCCTGTACGAGCGCCGGGTGGTGGCTGCCCGTTCCTGTACGAGCGCCGGGTGGTGGCTGCCCGTTCCTGTACGAGCGCCGGGTGGTGGCTGTCCGATCCCGTACG includes:
- a CDS encoding DUF4097 family beta strand repeat-containing protein encodes the protein MPESTWTVAEPEKLTFDDPVTALNVRIVDGAINVVGTDEPTARLEVSAIDGPPLIVTSEGGTLTVAYEDLPWQGLLTWLDRRSPRRSATVSLAVPAGATVEVGVIGAEAVVSGIHGRTELRGISGDSTLVGLSGVVRAETVSGSLEAQTVTGDLRFQSVSGDLTVVEGAGTSVRAESVTGHMVLDLDSSPKPTDIRLTSVSGEIAIRLPHPADAKVEANTASGTVSNAFEDLRVGGQWGAKKITGTLGAGTGKLKATTVSGSIALLRRPPAQDNAHDSEPTGKVL
- a CDS encoding PadR family transcriptional regulator, whose product is MAPVFAHGRLRLYLLKLLDEAPRHGYEVIRLLEERFQGLYAPSAGTVYPRLAKLEAEGLVTHATEGGRKVYSITDAGRAELAGRSGELADLELEIRDSVSELAAEIRDDVRGAAGQLRSEMRAAASESRHTSGGGRSGWDPGLGDNEAWRTAKEELRKAKQEWKEQARRAKDESRKAREDADQARRQAQEAHEKAREQMQNAARQVQEHFARGDWPAGVRDGLAEITGQLGSFARTGTWPSYSRPAPGEPDVEWAADATTTGDPARDLDRLLDRFRDDIRDSARDRGVTEAQLSEARRHLATAAIHIDAALRGKADDTMGGSGTS